From one Amycolatopsis sp. FDAARGOS 1241 genomic stretch:
- a CDS encoding acyl carrier protein produces the protein MADNAEILAGLAEIVEEVAGVAQDDVTAEKSFVDDLDIDSLSMVEIAVQAEDKFGVKIPDDELANLKTVGDAVNYVSANSK, from the coding sequence ATGGCTGACAACGCTGAGATCCTCGCCGGCCTCGCCGAAATCGTCGAAGAGGTGGCCGGTGTGGCTCAGGACGACGTCACCGCCGAGAAGTCGTTCGTGGACGACCTGGACATCGACTCGCTGTCGATGGTCGAGATCGCCGTGCAGGCCGAGGACAAGTTCGGCGTCAAGATCCCGGACGACGAGCTCGCGAACCTGAAGACCGTGGGCGACGCGGTGAACTACGTGTCCGCCAACTCGAAGTAA
- a CDS encoding CdaR family transcriptional regulator — protein MAETTGRRVPKHHGLSAKTLRSLEHASGRLASASVAVMERRLVWFGRLPADQRASVLLITQAGAAGFVSWLRDSKEALKLTTEAFRDAPAELSRWISLRQAVGMVRLAIEVFEEQLPEFAANEAERAALIEGILRYGREIAFAAANSYAAAAEARGAWDARLEALVVDGIVRGDAEEAVLSRAAALGWDPAAAATVIVGNPPSEDPPTVVFEVRSRAARVGRPVLLSVQGSRLVIVIGGPTDGGVKERESLSRMSAVFADGPVVAGPTVPSLAEAHHSAAEALSGLRAVVAWPGAPRPVRSDDLLPERALSGDPGAERLLVDLVARPLEEAGPALQRTVETYLETGGVLERCAQSLFVHPNTVRYRLRKAAELTGRNPTEPRDAFVLRTALTVGRLARARGLW, from the coding sequence ATGGCTGAGACGACGGGGCGCCGGGTCCCCAAGCACCACGGGCTGTCCGCGAAGACGCTGCGCTCGCTCGAGCACGCCTCCGGGCGGCTCGCGAGCGCGAGCGTCGCGGTGATGGAGCGCAGGCTCGTGTGGTTCGGGCGGCTGCCGGCCGACCAGCGCGCGAGCGTGCTGCTGATCACCCAGGCGGGTGCCGCCGGGTTCGTCTCGTGGCTGCGGGATTCGAAGGAAGCGCTGAAGCTCACGACGGAAGCGTTCCGCGACGCGCCGGCCGAGCTGTCGCGGTGGATCAGCCTGCGCCAGGCCGTGGGCATGGTGCGGCTCGCGATCGAGGTGTTCGAGGAGCAGCTGCCGGAGTTCGCCGCCAACGAGGCGGAGCGCGCCGCCCTCATCGAGGGAATCCTGCGCTACGGCCGGGAGATCGCGTTCGCCGCGGCCAACTCCTACGCGGCCGCGGCCGAAGCGCGCGGCGCGTGGGACGCGCGGCTCGAAGCGCTCGTCGTCGACGGCATCGTGCGCGGCGACGCGGAGGAGGCTGTGCTCTCGCGCGCGGCCGCGCTGGGCTGGGACCCCGCGGCGGCCGCCACGGTGATCGTCGGCAACCCGCCCTCGGAGGACCCGCCGACGGTGGTGTTCGAGGTCCGCAGCCGCGCCGCCCGCGTCGGCCGGCCCGTGCTGCTGTCGGTGCAGGGCTCGCGGCTCGTGATCGTCATCGGCGGCCCGACCGACGGCGGGGTGAAGGAACGCGAATCCCTCTCGCGCATGTCCGCCGTCTTCGCCGACGGGCCCGTGGTCGCCGGCCCGACCGTGCCGTCGCTGGCCGAGGCGCACCACAGCGCCGCCGAAGCGCTGTCCGGCCTGCGCGCGGTGGTCGCCTGGCCCGGCGCGCCCCGCCCCGTCCGTTCCGACGACCTGCTGCCCGAACGCGCCCTCTCCGGCGATCCCGGAGCCGAGCGCCTGCTGGTCGACCTGGTCGCGCGCCCACTGGAGGAAGCGGGCCCGGCGCTGCAGCGCACGGTCGAGACCTACCTCGAAACCGGCGGCGTGCTGGAGCGCTGCGCGCAGTCGCTCTTCGTGCACCCCAACACGGTCCGCTACCGCCTGCGCAAAGCGGCCGAGCTGACCGGCCGCAACCCGACCGAACCCAGGGATGCGTTCGTGCTCCGCACCGCCCTCACGGTCGGCCGGCTGGCCCGGGCGCGCGGCTTGTGGTGA
- a CDS encoding ACP S-malonyltransferase yields MLSPWLESDGARERVEEWSARAGLDLVRLGTEGDAEEIQDTAVAQPLIVALSLLSFERLQQVAPVADDAPVAGHSVGELAAAAIAGVLPAADAVALAAVRGAEMAKACALEPTSMAAVMLGDPGEVVAWLEEQGLAAANRNGAGQIVASGAADAIERIVAEPLEGTKIRALKVAGAFHTPYMAPAEASLREHAAGLTPADPTRPLLSNADGAVVTSGAEYLERLLAQVTRPVRWDLTMDGLVSLGVTSTIELAPAGTLTGLVKRQLKGVVTTTTALKTPDDLAKLREEDAQ; encoded by the coding sequence ATGCTCTCCCCGTGGCTCGAGTCCGACGGTGCGCGCGAGCGCGTCGAGGAGTGGTCCGCGCGCGCGGGCCTCGACCTCGTCCGCCTCGGCACGGAGGGCGACGCCGAGGAGATCCAGGACACCGCGGTCGCGCAGCCGTTGATCGTCGCGCTCTCGCTGCTCTCCTTCGAGCGCCTGCAGCAGGTCGCGCCGGTCGCGGACGACGCGCCGGTGGCCGGCCACTCCGTCGGCGAACTCGCCGCCGCCGCGATCGCGGGGGTGCTGCCGGCGGCCGACGCCGTGGCGCTGGCCGCGGTGCGCGGCGCTGAGATGGCGAAGGCCTGCGCGCTGGAACCGACGTCGATGGCCGCCGTGATGCTCGGCGACCCCGGCGAGGTCGTCGCCTGGCTCGAGGAGCAGGGCCTGGCCGCGGCCAACCGCAACGGGGCCGGCCAGATCGTCGCCTCGGGCGCGGCCGACGCCATCGAGCGGATCGTCGCCGAACCCCTGGAGGGCACGAAGATCCGTGCGCTCAAGGTCGCCGGAGCCTTCCACACGCCCTACATGGCGCCCGCGGAAGCCTCCCTTCGCGAGCACGCCGCCGGCCTCACCCCGGCCGACCCCACGCGCCCGCTGCTGTCGAACGCCGACGGCGCCGTCGTCACGAGCGGCGCCGAGTACCTCGAGCGGCTGCTGGCCCAGGTCACCCGCCCGGTGCGCTGGGACCTGACCATGGACGGCCTCGTCTCGCTCGGCGTGACCAGCACGATCGAACTCGCGCCCGCGGGCACGCTGACCGGCCTGGTCAAGCGGCAGCTCAAGGGTGTCGTCACCACAACGACCGCGCTGAAGACGCCGGACGACCTGGCGAAGCTGCGCGAGGAGGACGCCCAGTGA
- a CDS encoding ABC transporter permease — translation MSPLAGVGLVASREISTRLKSKAYRISTLVLLILIVAAVVVLKLVGGSSGPDSTVGYVPAAAPLAAPLTATGKSVGQDIATQPVADEQAGIAKLKDGSIDALLVQGADRVHVQVEKDLDGNLKNVLTVLEGQVALNEQIVALRGDPAQVRAAVAGASIDQLPPLEKPYDYDGQQLVLGIVAGILIYLSLLLNGQAVAQGVVEEKTSRVVELLLSTIKPWQLMAGKVLGIGVVGLIQMLAIGIVGLAAGLGTGVLTISVSAAIGTVVWLVVWYLLGFFMYSIVFAALGALVSRQEDVSGAVSPALMLVIAGYVVGISVLPSDPSNKFAEVLSVIPVFAPTLMPMRLAMGGVPVGEAVVSVGLVVLLIPGLIWLAARIYRNAVMRTGAKVKLSDALHAA, via the coding sequence ATGAGCCCGCTCGCCGGCGTCGGTCTCGTCGCCTCGCGGGAAATCAGCACGCGGCTGAAGTCGAAGGCCTACCGGATCAGCACGCTCGTGCTGTTGATCCTCATCGTCGCCGCCGTCGTGGTGCTCAAGCTCGTCGGTGGCAGCAGCGGTCCCGACTCGACCGTCGGCTACGTGCCCGCCGCGGCTCCGCTCGCCGCGCCGCTGACCGCGACCGGGAAGTCGGTGGGGCAGGACATCGCGACGCAGCCGGTCGCCGACGAGCAGGCCGGGATCGCGAAGCTGAAGGACGGCTCGATCGACGCGCTGCTGGTGCAGGGTGCCGACCGCGTCCACGTCCAGGTCGAGAAGGACCTCGACGGCAACCTCAAGAACGTGCTGACCGTGCTCGAGGGCCAGGTCGCGCTGAACGAGCAGATCGTCGCCCTCCGCGGTGACCCGGCGCAGGTGCGCGCAGCGGTCGCCGGCGCGAGCATCGACCAGCTGCCACCGCTGGAGAAGCCCTACGACTACGACGGCCAGCAGCTGGTGCTCGGCATCGTCGCGGGCATCCTCATCTACCTGTCGCTGCTGCTCAACGGCCAGGCCGTGGCGCAGGGCGTGGTCGAGGAGAAGACGTCGCGCGTGGTCGAGCTGCTGTTGTCGACCATCAAGCCGTGGCAGCTGATGGCGGGCAAGGTGCTCGGCATCGGTGTCGTCGGGCTGATCCAGATGCTCGCGATCGGGATCGTCGGCCTCGCCGCGGGCCTCGGGACGGGGGTGCTCACCATCTCGGTGTCGGCCGCGATCGGCACGGTCGTGTGGCTGGTGGTGTGGTACCTGCTTGGCTTCTTCATGTATTCGATCGTCTTCGCGGCGCTCGGGGCGCTGGTCTCGCGCCAGGAGGACGTGAGCGGGGCCGTGTCGCCGGCGCTGATGCTCGTGATCGCGGGGTACGTCGTGGGCATTTCGGTGCTGCCCTCGGATCCGTCGAACAAGTTCGCCGAGGTGCTTTCGGTGATCCCGGTGTTCGCGCCGACGCTCATGCCGATGCGGCTCGCGATGGGCGGAGTGCCCGTAGGGGAAGCCGTGGTGTCGGTGGGACTCGTGGTGCTGCTGATTCCGGGATTGATCTGGCTCGCCGCGCGGATCTACCGAAACGCTGTGATGCGCACCGGAGCGAAGGTGAAACTGAGCGATGCGCTGCACGCCGCCTGA
- a CDS encoding beta-ketoacyl-ACP synthase III, with protein sequence MTDRPSLRLTQGPSSTRILGVGSHQPERVVTNDDLSELMDTNDQWIRERVGIIERRFGNKDELLVDFAVAAGEAAMADAGVDPSEVDTVILPNCTMPSPIPNAAGQVAARLGIPSPGAFDLNAACAGFCYGLGVASDLIRAGSAKKVLVIGAEKLTDVVDPTDRANAIIFADGAGAAVVGGADEPGIGPVVWGSAGDLVDLIYMRDHQYIHQEGQSVFRWATTQIAPIAMRALEAAGLQPSDVDVLIPHQANLRIVESIAKKLRAAGAREDMVVADDIKYSGNTSSASVPLALDHMRKAGTAKPGDVVLAIGFGAGLSYAGQAFVCP encoded by the coding sequence GTGACCGACCGCCCCAGCCTGCGTCTCACGCAGGGCCCCAGCAGCACCCGCATCCTCGGTGTCGGCAGCCACCAGCCGGAGCGGGTCGTGACCAACGACGACCTGTCCGAGCTCATGGACACCAACGACCAGTGGATCCGCGAGCGCGTGGGCATCATCGAGCGCCGTTTCGGGAACAAGGACGAGCTGCTGGTCGACTTCGCGGTCGCCGCGGGCGAAGCCGCGATGGCCGACGCGGGCGTCGACCCGTCCGAAGTGGACACGGTCATCCTGCCGAACTGCACGATGCCCTCGCCGATCCCCAACGCCGCCGGCCAGGTCGCCGCGCGGCTCGGCATCCCGAGCCCCGGCGCCTTCGACCTCAACGCCGCGTGCGCCGGCTTCTGCTACGGCCTCGGCGTGGCCTCGGACCTGATCCGCGCCGGCTCCGCGAAGAAGGTGCTCGTGATCGGCGCCGAAAAACTCACCGACGTCGTCGACCCGACCGACCGCGCCAACGCGATCATCTTCGCCGACGGCGCGGGCGCCGCCGTGGTCGGCGGGGCCGACGAACCGGGCATCGGCCCGGTGGTGTGGGGCAGCGCGGGCGACCTCGTGGACCTCATCTACATGCGCGACCACCAGTACATCCACCAGGAGGGCCAGTCGGTCTTCCGGTGGGCGACCACGCAGATCGCGCCGATCGCGATGCGCGCGCTGGAGGCCGCGGGCCTGCAGCCGTCCGATGTGGACGTGCTGATCCCGCACCAGGCCAACCTGCGCATCGTCGAGTCGATCGCCAAGAAGCTGCGGGCGGCCGGTGCGCGCGAAGACATGGTGGTGGCCGACGACATCAAGTACTCGGGCAACACTTCGTCGGCGTCGGTCCCGCTGGCACTGGACCACATGCGCAAGGCGGGCACCGCGAAGCCGGGCGACGTGGTGCTGGCGATCGGCTTCGGTGCCGGGCTGTCGTATGCCGGGCAGGCGTTCGTCTGCCCCTGA
- a CDS encoding ABC transporter ATP-binding protein: MPEPGLEIDAISKRYGTVVALEKMTFDVRPGELFGFVGSNGAGKTTTMRIALGVLSADAGEVRFAGSPITHETRRHIGYMPEERGLYPKMKVGEQLTYLARLHGISAADAQASTVRWTERLGVAGRRDDEVQKLSLGNQQRVQLAAALVHDPHILVLDEPFSGLDPVAVDVMSQVLKEKAAEGVPVVFSSHQLDLVERLCDRIGIVRSGRMEALGTVEALRAGGSVRLLVDAPKAGDDWAAGLPGVAVLGREGSVTELELSDGADDQAVLRAALATGPVHEFARKFPSLTELFRSVVTENHQQQEAA, from the coding sequence ATGCCAGAGCCCGGACTGGAGATCGACGCGATCTCCAAACGCTACGGCACCGTCGTGGCGCTGGAAAAGATGACTTTCGACGTGCGGCCGGGTGAGCTCTTCGGCTTCGTCGGCAGCAACGGCGCGGGCAAGACCACCACGATGCGCATCGCGCTCGGGGTGCTGAGCGCGGACGCGGGCGAAGTGCGCTTCGCTGGTTCGCCCATCACGCACGAAACGCGGCGGCACATCGGGTACATGCCGGAAGAGCGTGGTTTGTACCCGAAGATGAAGGTGGGCGAGCAGCTCACGTACCTCGCTCGCCTGCACGGGATCTCGGCGGCCGACGCGCAGGCGTCGACCGTGCGCTGGACCGAACGCCTCGGCGTGGCCGGGCGCCGCGACGACGAGGTGCAGAAGCTCAGCCTCGGCAACCAGCAGCGCGTGCAGCTCGCGGCCGCGCTGGTGCACGACCCGCACATCCTCGTGCTGGACGAACCGTTCTCCGGGCTCGACCCGGTGGCGGTCGACGTGATGAGCCAGGTGCTCAAGGAGAAGGCGGCCGAAGGCGTGCCTGTCGTGTTCTCCAGCCACCAGCTCGATCTGGTGGAGCGCCTGTGCGACCGCATCGGCATCGTCCGGAGTGGACGGATGGAGGCGTTGGGCACCGTCGAGGCCCTGCGGGCCGGCGGCTCCGTGCGGCTGCTCGTCGACGCGCCGAAGGCGGGTGACGACTGGGCCGCGGGGCTGCCGGGCGTCGCCGTGCTCGGCCGCGAGGGTTCGGTCACCGAGCTGGAGCTCAGCGACGGCGCCGACGACCAGGCCGTGCTGCGCGCGGCGCTGGCGACCGGGCCGGTGCACGAGTTCGCGCGGAAGTTCCCGTCGCTGACCGAACTGTTCCGCTCCGTCGTGACCGAGAACCACCAGCAGCAGGAGGCCGCGTGA